A single window of Drosophila suzukii chromosome 3, CBGP_Dsuzu_IsoJpt1.0, whole genome shotgun sequence DNA harbors:
- the PH4alphaEFB gene encoding prolyl 4-hydroxylase subunit alpha-1, protein MAGDWRLMFLLGVLIFVGGPVNGEVYTALAEMEELLETESVLITNLEGYIRVQENKLNFLKNKMDEYQREHADASSDITAYVSNPINAYLLTKRLTTDWRQVENLMEHDVGTEFVQNITQYRNVLKFPSDEDLNGAAVALLRLQDTYQLDTSSVARGKLNGIQYSTEMSSDDCFELGRQSYVNHDYYHTVLWMNEAMARMLEEPTNHTQSFTKADILEYLAFSTYKEGNIESALTMTNELLQLLPHHERANGNKRFYEKEIANQLNLKKMKGDDGTDEMPKSDLPVAKSDPAIFDLTERRAYEMLCRGELKPSPSDLRPLRCRYVTNNVPFLRLGPLKLEEAHMEPYIVIYHDAMYDGEMDVIKRMARPRFRRATVQNSVTGALETANYRISKSAWLKTHEDRVIETVVQRTADMTGLDMDSAEELQVVNYGIGGHYEPHFDFARKEEQRAFEGLNLGNRIATVLFYMSDVEQGGATVFTSLHTALFPKRGTAAFWMNLHRDGEGDVRTRHAACPVLTGTKWVSNKWIHERGQEFRRPCALDEDHGEFAI, encoded by the exons ATGGCAGGTGACTGGCGATTGATGTTCCTGCTGGGAGTCCTGATTTTTGTGGGTGGACCTGTAAACGGGGAGGTTTACACCGCCCTGGCTGAGATGGAGGAACTACTTGAGACTGAATCCGTATTGATTACCAACCTGGAGGGCTACATACGCGTGCAGGAGAACAAGCTGAACTTCCTCAAGAA TAAAATGGACGAGTACCAGAGGGAGCACGCCGACGCCTCCAGCGACATAACCGCCTATGTATCCAACCCGATCAATGCCTATCTGCTGACCAAGCGGCTGACCACCGACTGGCGCCAGGTGGAGAACCTCATGGAGCACGACGTGGGAACGGAGTTCGTGCAGAACATCACCCAGTACCGGAATGTGCTCAAGTTCCCCTCCGACGAGGATCTCAACGGGGCGGCGGTGGCCCTGCTCCGCCTGCAGGACACCTACCAGCTGGACACATCGAGTGTGGCGCGGGGCAAGCTGAATGGCATTCAGTACAG CACGGAAATGTCCTCGGACGACTGCTTCGAGCTGGGGAGACAGTCGTATGTGAACCACGACTATTACCACACGGTCCTCTGGATGAACGAGGCCATGGCCAGGATGCTGGAGGAGCCCACCAACCACACCCAGAGCTTCACCAAGGCCGACATCCTCGAGTACCTGGCCTTCTCCACCTACAAGGAGG GGAACATAGAGAGCGCCCTGACCATGACCAATGAGCTGCTCCAACTTCTCCCTCACCACGAGCGGGCCAATGGGAACAAGCGGTTCTACGAGAAGGAGATTGCCAACCAGCTGAACCTGAAGAAGATGAAGGGCGACGATGGCACCGACGAGATGCCCAAGTCCGACTTG CCTGTGGCCAAAAGTGATCCGGCCATTTTCGATCTGACAGAGCGCAGGGCCTACGAGATGTTGTGCCGGGGAGAACTGAAGCCATCTCCCTCGGATCTCAGGCCCCTGCGATGTCGGTATGTGACCAACAATGTGCCCTTCCTGCGACTGGGTCCCCTGAAACTGGAGGAGGCCCACatggagccgtacatagtgaTCTATCACGATGCCATGTACGATGGCGAAATGGACGTAATCAAGCGGATGGCTCGACCCCGGTTCCGCAGGGCTACGGTCCAAAATTCCGTGACCGGAGCACTGGAGACCGCGAACTACAGGATCAGCAAGTCGGCCTGGCTAAAGACCCACGAGGATCGGGTGATCGAGACCGTGGTCCAGCGCACGGCAGATATGACCGGTCTGGACATGGACTCCGCCGAGGAACTGCAGGTGGTCAACTACGGCATTGGAGGACACTACGAACCGCACTTTGACTTTGCCAGG AAAGAGGAACAGCGAGCCTTTGAGGGTCTTAATCTGGGCAACCGCATTGCCACCGTTTTGTTCTAC ATGAGTGACGTGGAGCAGGGAGGAGCCACGGTTTTCACATCCCTCCACACCGCTCTGTTTCCCAAGAGGGGCACGGCTGCCTTCTGGATGAATCTCCATAGGGATGGAGAGGGCGATGTGAGGACCCGTCATGCCGCCTGTCCCGTACTTACGGGCACCAAGTGGG TGTCCAACAAGTGGATCCACGAACGGGGCCAGGAGTTCCGCAGACCCTGCGCCTTGGACGAGGATCACGGCGAGTTCGCCATCTAA
- the spdo gene encoding putative mediator of RNA polymerase II transcription subunit 12, whose protein sequence is MSQHNYTNPAFCQNSEFYPVRSGNSSSRGVESIYNRSLQINFGAAPPRTPRDPREGPLRMQRSMSTRSVTRKQHQQQQQHVQQQHLQQQHQQQQHQPHQLNQPIQKPSSSGRYALVPLEELNSSRASRYAIVPGQAAQRLARSQDDLDRYSSRHGLQEEEEPHSFHEEPHQETQFASLPPVLNLPPKPRNISSNPNQTQIKHAFSSDFGSKTFLIVDKNSNQRYQMVPTAEDEELVDENQEIIQMHNGRAHRYAVVPTDADDDEDLQEEQEQQETCLSNMELSQQYAARTSTPQQRNAAAATRALHELLTTPRKMQPPPRLAHSTPRNAAHHEQLQLERRLEIYKSQQIYQSQQVAALGVGAPPSLPLRQSRLSPQRLHYETVKPLPMQMTDRSMAVISPRVQEQDQEREQDLSSIQGKGKNNNSYPQKMANATITLAVVSLMLVLGSTMNAGLIIYMIGHLGKSFYLQFGLVASFSGMGLGFLGFKSRHCEWLPNRSYSSGYILVTVFCLFKSCGLLVILVVDPFPGFPVHDVTTGVILGLSMFTMFFIALGVLGSLWCHRPPPDNRVNVV, encoded by the exons ATGTCGCAGCATAACTATACAAACCCGGCCTTTTGCCAGAACAGCGAGTTCTACCCAGTGCGCAGTGGTAATAGCTCCTCGCGCGGAGTGGAGTCTATCTACAATAGGAGTCTCCAGATAAACTTTGGGGCAGCTCCGCCGCGTACTCCTCGAGATCCCCGCGAGGGTCCCCTGCGAATGCAACGTAGCATGTCCACGCGATCGGTGACGCGGAaacaacaccagcagcagcagcagcatgtgcagcagcaacatctgcagcagcaacatcagcagcagcaacatcagccaCACCAGCTCAATCAACCCATCCAAAAGCCGTCTTCTAGTGGCCGCTATGCCTTGGTTCCTCTGGAGGAACTGAACAGCAGTAGGGCCAGTAGATACGCCATAGTTCCCGGTCAGGCCGCACAGAGATTGGCTCGATCGCAGGATGACCTGGACCGCTATAGCTCCAGACATGGAttgcaggaggaggaggagccaCACTCCTTCCACGAAGAACCACACCAGGAGACGCAGTTCGCCAGCCTGCCACCCGTGCTGAATTTGCCACCCAAGCCCAGGAACATTAGCAGCAATCCCAATCAAACCCAGATAAAGCATGCTTTCAGCAGCGATTTTGGCAGCAAGACCTTTTTGATAGTGGACAAGAACAGCAACCAGAGATACCAGATGGTACCGACTGCCGAGGACGAGGAGTTGGTGGACGAAAACCAAGAGATCATACAGATGCACAATGGCCGTGCCCATAGGTATGCAGTGGTGCCCACGGATGCGGATGACGATGAGGATTtgcaggaggagcaggagcagcaggaaACCTGTTTGAGCAACATGGAACTGAGTCAACAGTATGCGGCCAGGACCTCGACTCCGCAGCAGAGGAATGCAGCGGCGGCCACAAGGGCGCTCCACGAGCTCCTGACCACGCCAAGGAAGATGCAGCCGCCACCGAGATTGGCCCACTCCACACCCCGGAATGCTGCCCACCATGAGCAACTGCAGCTGGAAAGGCGGCTGGAGATCTATAAGAGCCAGCAGATCTACCAGAGCCAACAGGTTGCAGCATTAGGAGTGGGAGCTCCTCCCAGCCTGCCCCTCCGGCAGAGCAGACTCTCCCCCCAGCGACTCCACTACGAGACGGTGAAGCCACTGCCCATGCAGATGACCGACCGTTCCATGGCAGTGATCAGCCCCAGGGTCCAGGAGCAGGACCAAGAGCGGGAGCAGGACCTCAGCAGCATCCAGGGAAAGGGAAAGAACAACAACTCGTATCCCCAGAAGATGGCCAATGCCACCATCACTCTGGCCGTCGTCTCCCTGATGCTCGTCCTGGGCAGCACCATGAACGCGGGACTTATCATCTACATGATTGGCCAC CTTGGAAAGTCCTTCTACCTGCAGTTCGGCCTGGTGGCCTCCTTTTCCGGAATGGGATTGGGCTTCCTGGGATTCAAATCGCGTCACTGCGAGTGGCTGCCGAACAGGAGCTACAGTTCCGGATACATCCTGGTCACCGTGTTCTGCCTCTTCAAGTCCTGCGGATTGCTCGTGATTCTGGTGGTGGACCCCTTCCCAGGCTTTCCCGTCCACGATGTGACCACTGGCGTTATCCTGGGACTGTCCATGTTCACCATGTTCTTCATCGCACTGGGAGTCCTGGGAAGTCTGTGGTGCCACCGACCACCGCCAGACAACCGCGTCAATGTGGTCTAA
- the LOC108017241 gene encoding serine protease 1 encodes MKLFVFLALAVAAATALPAPEQKLTPVPVKDAKIQGRITNGYPAYEGKVPYIVGLLFSGNGNWWCGGSIIGNTWVLTAAHCTNGANGVTINYGASIRTQPQYTHWVGSGDIIQHHHYNSGNLHNDISLIRTPHVDFWSLVNKVELPSLNDRYQDYASWWAVASGWGGTYDGSPLPDWLQAVDVQIMSQSDCSRFWSLHDYMICINTDGGRSTCGGDSGGPLVTHEGNRLVGVTSFVSGAGCQAGHPAVFTRVTGYLDWIRDNTGISY; translated from the coding sequence ATGAAACTGTTCGTATTCCTGGCTCTGGCCGTGGCTGCAGCCACCGCCCTGCCTGCTCCGGAGCAGAAACTGACCCCCGTGCCCGTGAAGGACGCCAAGATCCAGGGAAGGATCACCAACGGCTACCCCGCCTACGAGGGCAAGGTGCCCTACATCGTGGGCCTGCTGTTCAGCGGCAACGGCAACTGGTGGTGCGGAGGCTCCATCATCGGCAACACCTGGGTCCTGACCGCAGCCCACTGCACCAACGGCGCCAACGGAGTGACCATCAACTACGGAGCCAGCATCCGCACCCAGCCGCAGTACACCCACTGGGTGGGCAGTGGCGACATCATCCAGCACCACCACTACAACAGCGGCAACCTGCACAACGACATCTCCCTGATCCGCACTCCCCACGTGGACTTCTGGAGCCTGGTCAACAAGGTGGAGCTGCCCAGCCTCAACGACCGCTACCAGGACTACGCCAGCTGGTGGGCTGTGGCCTCCGGATGGGGTGGCACCTACGATGGAAGCCCATTGCCTGACTGGCTCCAAGCTGTCGACGTCCAGATCATGTCCCAGAGCGACTGCAGCCGATTCTGGTCGCTGCACGACTACATGATCTGCATCAACACCGACGGAGGAAGGTCCACCTGCGGAGGCGACTCCGGTGGCCCCCTGGTCACCCACGAGGGCAACCGCCTGGTGGGAGTGACCTCCTTCGTCTCGGGAGCCGGCTGCCAGGCCGGTCACCCCGCCGTCTTCACCCGCGTCACCGGATACCTCGACTGGATCCGCGACAACACCGGCATCTCCTACTAA
- the PH4alphaSG2 gene encoding prolyl 4-hydroxylase subunit alpha-1 — translation MSHPHGSFLGIFLLLIWSGAVKGEFYSSVDSMQDLAQVEQELINATRSYLEAQQNQLNFYRRYMEQIKREHEWAVGQLKLDEYLGHPLHAFRLIKRLVLDWDELIFETIIENKPREDFRSFVDALTKDLGYPDQSELQGAIKGLARLQRVYNLTTSDLADGVINGYHYDSELQWRESYEIGVQLFDLGEYKRSLEWLQVAFVLLRNSPLEKDENGYLSDIREYAAMANFELGNPERADRLLKQILTPEPIHSAQQTRKYLESRVTGKNVEEKNPSWFANYTRLCQGRRLPEKGSGNPLKCYLDGKRHAYFTLAPLQVEPVHLDPDINVYHGMLNSKQILSIFVEVDKEEMVRSAVAGEGGKRTVRDLRVSQQTWLNYTAPVMQSISRIVQFVSGFDMAGAESMQVANYGVGGQYEPHPDYFEVNLPKEFEGDRISTSMFYLSNVEQGGYTVFTKLNLFLPPVKGALVMWHNLHRSLDVDVRTFHAGCPVIVGSKRIGNIWMHSGFQEFRRPCNLTSDSYKSVAYRN, via the exons ATGTCGCATCCACACGGCTCGTTTTTGGGAATTTTCCTACTTCTAATCTGGAGTGGAGCTGTGAAAGGGGAGTTTTACTCATCGGTGGATAGTATGCAGGATCTGGCACAAGTGGAACAAGAGCTCATAAATGCCACGCGTTCGTACTTGGAGGCACAGCAAAACCAGCTCAACTTTTACCGCAG ATATATGGAGCAAATAAAACGGGAACATGAGTGGGCCGTGGGGCAGTTAAAACTGGATGAGTACCTGGGACACCCTTTGCACGCCTTTAGATTGATTAAGCGATTGGTTCTGGATTGGGATGAGCTGATCTTTGAAACTATAATCGAAAACAAACCAAGAGAAG ATTTCCGTTCATTTGTGGACGCTTTAACCAAAGATTTGGGTTATCCCGATCAATCGGAGCTCCAGGGAGCCATCAAAGGTTTGGCCCGGCTTCAGAGGGTCTATAATCTTACGACCTCCGATTTGGCCGATGGCGTTATCAACGGCTATCACTATGACTCGGAGTTACAATGGCGCGAGTCTTATGAAATAGGGGTACAACTCTTCGATCTTGGGGAGTACAAGAGATCCCTCGAGTGGCTCCAGGTGGCCTTTGTCCTTCTGCGAAATAGTCCTTTAGAGAAGGATGAGAATGGGTACTTATCAGATATTAGGGAGTATGCAGCCATGGCCAACTTTGAGTTGGGTAATCCCGAGAGAGCCGACAGACTTTTGAAACAGATCCTTACACCTGAACCGATACATTCTGCCCAACAAACGCGAAAGTATCTGGAGAGCAGAGTGACAGGAAAGAATGTCGAGGAGAAGAATCCCTCCTGGTTTGCCAACTATACGAGGCTGTGCCAGGGCAGAAGATTACCAGAGAAGGGGAGTGGTAACCCGCTAAAATGTTATCTAGATGGAAAACGCCACGCCTACTTCACCTTGGCTCCCCTGCAAGTGGAACCGGTTCACCTGGATCCGGACATCAATGTCTATCACGGAATGCTGAACTCCAAACAGATCTTGTCCATCTTCGTGGAGGTGGACAAGGAGGAGATGGTTCGATCCGCCGTCGCTGGAGAAGGTGGGAAGCGCACCGTGAGGGATCTCCGCGTCAGTCAGCAAACCTGGCTGAACTATACGGCCCCGGTGATGCAGTCCATTAGCAGGATAGTCCAGTTCGTGTCCGGATTCGATATGGCCGGAGCAGAGTCCATGCAGGTGGCCAACTACGGAGTCGGGGGCCAGTACGAGCCGCATCCGGATTACTTCGAGGTCAATCTGCCAAAGGAATTCGAAGGGGATCGCATCTCCACCAGCATGTTCTAT CTCTCTAATGTGGAACAGGGCGGCTATACTGTCTTCACCAAGCTGAATCTCTTCCTGCCTCCTGTCAAAGGAGCCCTGGTCATGTGGCACAATCTGCATCGATCCCTGGATGTCGATGTGCGCACCTTTCACGCCGGCTGTCCAGTTATCGTGGGTTCCAAAAGGA TTGGAAACATCTGGATGCACTCGGGCTTCCAGGAATTTCGTCGACCCTGCAATCTCACCTCAGATAGCTACAAATCCGTTGCCTATCGGAACTAA
- the PH4alphaMP gene encoding prolyl 4-hydroxylase subunit alpha-2, producing the protein MFLAKLILFSVLQVLSCHAEYYSSTSGLEKLFETEVVLLAELQNYVNEINQHAEALQSEIDAIRLEHLNAADGIDDYLNNPVNAFRLIKRLHSDWETFEGSVSADSSRSNFLEMMARHKENLSFPSQDDFVGSAIALTRLQQTYQLDVAELASGILNGVKYGTAMSWQDCFVLGQHLYALRDYNHTVPWLQQSMQLLVEQSYGSESASLDFMEAVVEYHREMGAHESALSLVNHVLSVEPEQRSHLLEARQHLEELITDGDKNGLLHMTARRPGDYHESREFRMYEQVCRGELTPPPSQQRELRCRLRKSRLGYAPFKLEELHLDPLVVQLHQVVSPRDAEFLQRTARPRIKRSTVYSLGGSGGSTAAAFRTSQGASFNYSRNAVTKLLSQHMADFSGLDMDYAEDLQVANYGIGGHYEPHWDSFPENHVYQEGDWHGNRIATGIYYLSDVEAGGGTAFPFLPLLVTPELGSLLFWYNLHPSGDQDFRTKHAACPVLQGSKWIANVWVRERHQDKVRPCDLQRNQEISLRYRDFD; encoded by the exons ATGTTTCTGGCAAAGTTGATCCTTTTTTCTGTGCTGCAGGTGCTATCCTGCCACGCCGAGTATTACAGTTCCACCTCGGGTCTGGAAAAGTTATTCGAAACGGAGGTCGTACTCCTGGCAGAACTGCAAAATTATGTAAATGAAATTAACCAACATGCTGAGGCACTACAGAG TGAGATCGACGCAATCCGCTTGGAACACCTGAATGCCGCCGATGGAATCGATGACTACCTCAACAATCCGGTGAACGCATTCCGGCTGATTAAACGCCTTCACAGCGATTGGGAGACCTTTGAGGGCAGTGTTTCGGCGGATTCGAGTCGCTCAA ACTTTCTCGAGATGATGGCCAGGCACAAGGAGAATCTGAGCTTTCCTTCGCAGGACGATTTCGTGGGTTCGGCAATAGCTCTTACTCGTCTTCAGCAGACTTATCAACTCGATGTGGCCGAATTGGCCAGTGGAATATTAAATGGCGTTAAATATGG CACGGCCATGTCCTGGCAGGATTGCTTCGTGCTCGGCCAGCACCTGTACGCCCTGAGGGACTACAACCACACGGTTCCGTGGCTGCAGCAGTCGATGCAGCTGCTCGTGGAGCAGTCCTACGGCTCGGAGTCCGCCTCCCTGGACTTCATGGAGGCGGTGGTGGAGTACCACCGGGAGATGGGTGCCCACGAGAGTGCCTTGAGCCTGGTGAACCACGTGCTGTCCGTCGAGCCGGAGCAGAGGAGTCACCTGCTGGAGGCTCGCCAGCACCTGGAGGAGTTGATCACGGATGGGGACAAGAACGGGCTGCTCCACATGACAGCCCGGAGGCCGGGGGACTACCATGAGTCCCGGGAGTTCCGGATGTACGAGCAGGTGTGTCGTGGGGAGCTAACTCCACCTCCATCGCAGCAGCGGGAGCTCAGGTGTCGCCTGAGGAAAAGTCGGTTGGGATACGCCCCCTTCAAGTTGGAGGAGCTGCACCTGGATCCCCTGGTGGTGCAGCTGCACCAGGTGGTTAGCCCTAGGGATGCGGAGTTCCTGCAGAGGACTGCCCGGCCCAGGATAAAAAGATCCACTGTGTACTCCCTGGGGGGAAGTGGAGGATCCACGGCAGCCGCCTTTCGCACCAGTCAAGGTGCCTCCTTCAACTACTCCCGGAATGCAGTGACCAAACTTCTAAGCCAGCACATGGCCGACTTTTCCGGCCTGGATATGGACTACGCCGAGGATCTGCAGGTGGCCAACTATGGCATCGGTGGTCACTACGAGCCCCACTGGGACAGCTTCCCCGAAAATCACGTTTACCAGGAGGGCGACTGGCATGGCAACCGCATCGCCACGGGCATATATTAC CTCTCCGACGTGGAAGCCGGTGGAGGAACCGCCTTTCCCTTTCTGCCCCTGCTGGTGACCCCGGAGTTGGGCAGCCTGCTCTTCTGGTACAATCTTCATCCTTCTGGAGACCAGGACTTTCGAACCAAGCACGCCGCTTGTCCCGTTCTTCAGGGCAGCAAGTGGA TTGCCAATGTCTGGGTTCGAGAACGCCATCAGGATAAAGTAAGGCCCTGCGATCTTCAGAGGAACCAGGAAATCTCATTGCGTTACAGGGACTTTGACTGA